One genomic segment of Paenibacillus xylanexedens includes these proteins:
- a CDS encoding DUF3243 domain-containing protein, with product MNEENHVIHKDGQVSTDKVDNAIEKIAPEEREQILQNFDAFKEYLGKRIDMGESIGLSEEQMAKIAEKVADYLAAREEPRNREEKLLQELWNVGKEDERHMLAHMLVRLAQSSTPNH from the coding sequence ATGAATGAAGAAAATCATGTAATCCATAAAGATGGCCAAGTTTCAACTGACAAGGTGGACAATGCAATTGAGAAGATTGCGCCGGAAGAAAGAGAACAGATTCTACAGAACTTTGATGCGTTCAAAGAATACCTGGGTAAGCGAATTGACATGGGAGAATCGATTGGACTAAGTGAGGAGCAGATGGCCAAAATTGCCGAGAAAGTAGCAGATTATCTGGCAGCTCGGGAGGAACCTCGTAATCGTGAAGAAAAACTACTTCAGGAGCTGTGGAATGTCGGCAAGGAAGATGAACGTCACATGTTGGCTCATATGCTCGTTCGTTTGGCACAAAGCTCCACACCCAATCATTAA